A region of Rhodamnia argentea isolate NSW1041297 chromosome 9, ASM2092103v1, whole genome shotgun sequence DNA encodes the following proteins:
- the LOC125316624 gene encoding L-type lectin-domain containing receptor kinase IX.1-like encodes MELHSSDFQSFKAGELRSLLVLVLSLAIAFPASASSQGIKFSFQNFVGSTIQYQGDASVSSDSIQLTKAIQGQNSNQSTGWATYPWPMRLWDKATGNVADFTTRFTFVINSVGETNFGDGMTFFLVPEGSQLPNNSLGGALAIINPDRNPSNSSDRFVAVEFDTYPNVVPSVVVDPKCLTVPHIGIDLNNLNSSKYSCVDWFHDKIMSAGQINATISYNSSTQNLSVVMTDANATGANINSSSIYDIVNLTDYLPEWVTFGFSAATGASFELHTIKAWEFSSNVQVAGKKSKLWLWATLGSGSFVLLILALAFIWFRHRSKRKGTSMSGEEDDLAIDEEFEQVPGPKKFYYKDLVAATDNFAMERLLGEGGFGRVYEGYLTSVNARVAIKKINPGSRQGIKEYASEVKTISRLRHRNLVQLIGWCHEKKELLLIYEYMSNGSLDSHLFKERTFLPWEKRYKIAQGTASALLYLHEEWEQCVVHRDIKASNIMLDSDFNAKLGDFGLARLVDHAKGLQTTVLAGTMGYMAPECVYTGKASRESDVYSFGVVLLEIACGRKVIEPRAEEGQVRLVDWVWELYGTGRILDVAESKLGTDFNQKQLECTMVVGLWCAHPDHTARPSIREAFSVLNFNAPPPVLPPKLPVPFSQASIVSFHATSTSGTELSTFTTSSVQSSHSDSSALLPNTI; translated from the coding sequence AGCTCAGATTTCCAAAGCTTCAAGGCCGGAGAGCTTCGATCGCTCTTAGTCTTGGTTCTCTCTCTAGCCATCGCCTTCCCGGCTTCGGCGTCGTCTCAGGGTATCAAGTTCAGCTTCCAGAATTTCGTCGGTAGTACCATTCAATACCAAGGCGATGCGTCGGTTTCGAGTGACTCCATCCAACTTACAAAGGCCATTCAAGGCCAGAACAGCAATCAGAGCACTGGGTGGGCCACGTACCCCTGGCCGATGCGCCTTTGGGATAAGGCGACGGGGAACGTGGCCGATTTCACCACTCGATTCACCTTCGTCATCAATTCGGTGGGGGAGACGAATTTCGGCGATGGAATGACCTTCTTTCTCGTCCCCGAAGGGTCTCAGCTCCCGAACAACTCGTTGGGAGGTGCCCTGGCTATTATAAATCCAGACCGCAACCCTTCAAACTCTTCCGATCGGTTTGTAGCGGTCGAGTTCGACACTTATCCCAACGTCGTCCCCTCTGTGGTCGTGGACCCGAAATGTTTGACGGTTCCACATATCGGTATAGACTTGAATAATCTCAACTCCTCGAAATATAGCTGTGTGGATTGGTTCCACGATAAAATCATGAGCGCTGGGCAGATCAACGCTACGATATCGTACAATTCTAGCACGCAGAACTTGAGCGTCGTCATGACAGACGCCAATGCCACAGGTGCCAACATAAATTCTTCCTCCATCTATGATATAGTCAACCTTACAGATTATTTGCCGGAGTGGGTGACTTTCGGTTTCTCGGCTGCCACGGGTGCAAGTTTCGAGTTGCACACTATTAAGGCATGGGAATTCAGCTCCAATGTGCAAGTGGCAGGAAAAAAGAGCAAGTTATGGCTATGGGCTACCTTAGGCTCAGGTTCTTTCGTTTTGCTCATTCTTGCTCTAGCCTTTATTTGGTTTCGTCACCGTTCGAAGAGAAAGGGAACTTCCATGAgcggagaagaagatgatctgGCAATCGATGAAGAATTCGAGCAGGTGCCAGGGCCCAAGAAATTTTACTACAAGGACTTGGTCGCGGCTACCGACAATTTCGCAATGGAGCGGTTacttggggaaggaggcttTGGGAGAGTGTATGAAGGTTACTTGACCAGCGTGAATGCTCGTGTGGCAATCAAGAAGATCAACCCGGGATCAAGACAAGGGATAAAGGAGTACGCCAGCGAAGTGAAGACCATAAGCCGGCTCCGGCACAGAAACTTAGTCCAACTCATCGGATGGTGCCATGAGAAGAAGGAACTCCTCCTTATCTATGAATACATGTCAAACGGTAGTCTCGATTCTCATCTATTCAAAGAACGAACCTTCCTGCCATGGGAGAAGCGGTACAAAATCGCGCAAGGCACGGCCTCGGCATTGCTCTACCTTCATGAAGAATGGGAACAGTGCGTCGTGCACCGCGATATAAAGGCCAGCAATATCATGCTCGATTCCGATTTCAATGCTAAATTAGGGGACTTCGGTCTGGCTAGGCTTGTCGACCATGCCAAAGGGTTGCAAACGACGGTGTTGGCCGGAACCATGGGCTATATGGCTCCCGAATGCGTTTACACGGGCAAGGCGAGTAGGGAATCGGACGTCTATAGCTTTGGAGTCGTCCTATTAGAAATAGCTTGTGGTAGAAAAGTCATCGAACCAAGGGCTGAGGAAGGCCAAGTTCGGCTGGTGGACTGGGTTTGGGAGCTGTACGGGACCGGGAGGATACTCGATGTGGCGGAGTCGAAACTTGGTACCGATTTCAACCAAAAGCAACTGGAGTGCACGATGGTCGTAGGGCTGTGGTGCGCCCATCCGGACCACACCGCCCGTCCTTCCATAAGAGAAGCGTTTAGCGTTCTCAACTTTAACGCTCCGCCGCCCGTTCTCCCACCGAAATTGCCAGTCCCGTTCTCTCAAGCATCAATTGTTTCGTTCCACGCCACCTCGACCAGCGGCACCGAACTGTCCACATTTACGACCTCTTCTGTACAATCCTCTCACTCAGATTCTTCCGCATTGCTCCCAAATACGATATAA